The Castor canadensis chromosome X, mCasCan1.hap1v2, whole genome shotgun sequence genome includes a region encoding these proteins:
- the LOC109675602 gene encoding paraneoplastic antigen-like protein 5 has product MAVTLLEDWCKGMDLDPRKALLIVGIPVDCSEAEIKKTVKAGLHPLCAYRVRGRMFRKEDNAKAVFIELADTVDYAMIPSQIAGNGGTWEVVVKPRNPDDEFINKLTCFLKDEGRRMVDVIKTLGYSTLPTEGTEPESLDEVKPLAFPPLCESMWYRKLKVFSGGPSPGPGEETFEAWVEQVTEMMQMWQVSEVEKRRRLLESLHGPALAIMRVLQANNDSMTVEQCLDALKQIFGTKEDYKTSQFKFLQTTQKAAEKASAFLLRVEPLLQKAIQQSPLSARSADLIRLKHILARVSMTPALRGKLQLLDQQGYAPTFLELMKLIRDEEEWETTMMVMKEKQKQVGKGQRGSGQQAEESNLLETQVIVQVGSFSESSTQTMQEGLPPSLKRRRILCNYNIKGEEHSQTVCPKAENQLAEQKAQAKVEDLGNESGAGAMSQPKP; this is encoded by the coding sequence ATGGCTGTGACACTGTTAGAAGATTGGTGCAAGGGGATGGACCTGGACCCCAGGAAGGCCCTGCTGATTGTGGGCATCCCTGTGGACTGTAGTGAAgcagaaattaagaaaactgtGAAGGCAGGTTTACACCCTCTGTGTGCTTACAGGGTGCGAGGCAGAATGTTCAGGAAGGAAGACAATGCTAAGGCAGTCTTCATTGAACTGGCTGACACTGTCGATTATGCAATGATACCCAGTCAGATAGCAGGAAATGGGGGCACCTGGGAAGTGGTGGTAAAACCCCGTAACCCAGATGATGAGTTTATCAATAAGCTGACCTGTTTCCTGAAAGATGAGGGCCGGAGAATGGTTGATGTAATCAAAACTCTGGGGTATAGCACCCTCCCCACGGAAGGCACGGAGCCAGAGAGCTTGGATGAAGTCAAACCACTAGCTTTTCCACCTCTGTGTGAAAGCATGTGGTACCGAAAACTGAAAGTGTTTTCGGGAGGTCCTAGCCCAGGCCCAGGTGAAGAGACCTTTGAAGCCTGGGTGGAGCAGGTCACTGAAATGATGCAGATGTGGCAGGTGTCAGAGGTAGAAAAGAGGCGGCGCCTTCTAGAGAGCTTACATGGCCCCGCACTAGCAATCATGAGGGTGCTCCAGGCCAATAATGACTCCATGACTGTGGAGCAGTGCCTGGATGCCCTGAAACAGATCTTTGGAACTAAAGAGGACTATAAAACCTCTCAGTTCAAATTTCTTCAGACTACTCAGAAGGCTGCAGAGAAGGCCTCTGCTTTCTTGCTGCGCGTAGAGCCCTTGCTACAGAAAGCCATTCAGCAAAGCCCATTGTCAGCACGAAGTGCAGACTTAATTCGCCTTAAACATATCCTAGCTCGGGTCTCCATGACCCCTGCCCTCCGGGGCAAGCTTCAGCTCTTAGATCAGCAAGGGTATGCACCCACTTTTCTGGAGTTAATGAAGCTCATTCGAGATGAAGAGGAGTGGGAGACCACCATGATGGTGATGAAGGAGAAACAAAAGCAAGTGGGAAAGGGTCAAAGGGGCTCTGGGCAACAGGCAGAAGAAAGCAATCTCCTGGAAACTCAGGTTATTGTGCAGGTGGGGTCTTTTAGTGAGAGCAGCACCCAGACCATGCAGGAAGGGCTTCCCCCATCACTGAAGCGCAGGCGAATTCTGTGTAACTATAACATAAAGGGAGAAGAGCATAGCCAGACAGTGTGTCCCAAGGCTGAAAATCAGCTGGCCGAGCAGAAAGCACAGGCTAAAGTGGAAGATTTGGGAAACGAGTCGGGGGCTGGGGCCATGAGCCAACCCAAGCCCTAG
- the LOC141419603 gene encoding paraneoplastic antigen-like protein 6B: MAVTMLQDWCRWMGVSARRGLLILGIPEDCDEAEVQESLEAALWPMGHFTVLGKVFREVDNATAALVELDREVNYALVPREIPGTGGPWNVVFVPPCSGEEFLGHVFHYLEQQGQTVENVAGALGLELRRVCWLQSVSQAIQPWVETVRYQRLGVFSGREQPAPGEESFEAWLDHTTDMLHVWQGVSERERRRRLIEGLRGTALQLVHGLLAENPARTAQDCLSALIQVFGDNESQATIRVKYLTAQQQSGERLSAFVLRLEVLLQKAIEKGALVRASANHVRLRQLLTRANLIEPLEEALRGLRMVGRPPTFLEILGLVRESEAWEASLAGSVRAQAEEGAGAQADAGAIAEAEDEKVEKVGEEVEEQEEEREEEEEEDQGYDHAPAGLSQAGPTEAPGGPIPAQMGSVSGEGPGGPGWRPRSLARAGAQEATEEPPLEGLKAILEESGNEDGAEETNHPTSSQGK, translated from the coding sequence ATGGCGGTGACGATGCTGCAGGACTGGTGCAGGTGGATGGGCGTCAGTGCTCGGAGGGGCCTGCTCATCCTGGGCATCCCGGAGGACTGTGATGAAGCCGAAGTCCAAGAGTCCCTGGAGGCTGCCCTGTGGCCTATGGGCCACTTTAccgtgctgggaaaagtgtttcgAGAGGTGGACAATGCCACTGCAGCCCTGGTTGAGCTTGACCGAGAAGTCAACTATGCTTTGGTCCCCAGGGAAATCCCAGGCACCGGGGGCCCCTGGAACGTGGTCTTTGTGCCTCCTTGCTCTGGCGAGGAGTTTCTTGGTCATGTGTTCCACTACCTGGAGCAACAGGGGCAAACAGTGGAAAACGTGGCTGGCGCCCTGGGCCTGGAGCTGCGCAGGGTGTGCTGGCTCCAGTCAGTCAGTCAGGCGATCCAGCCCTGGGTGGAGACAGTGAGGTACCAGCGCCTGGGTGTGTTTTCTGGGAGGGAGCAGCCAGCCCCTGGGGAGGAGTCCTTTGAGGCCTGGCTAGACCACACCACTGACATGCTGCATGTGTGGCAGGGGGTctcagaaagggagagaaggaggaggctgATTGAAGGGTTGCGAGGGACAGCCCTGCAGCTTGTGCACGGGCTCCTGGCAGAGAACCCAGCCAGGACTGCCCAGGACTGTCTGTCGGCCCTGATCCAGGTATTTGGTGACAACGAGTCCCAGGCCACAATCAGGGTGAAGTATTTGACTGCTCAGCAGCAGTCAGGTGAACGTCTCTCTGCCTTCGTGCTGCGGCTGGAAGTCCTGCTACAGAAAGCCATCGAGAAGGGGGCCCTAGTGAGGGCCTCTGCCAACCACGTGCGCCTGAGGCAGCTGCTCACCAGGGCCAACCTTATTGAGCCTCTGGAAGAAGCGCTGAGAGGGCTGAGAATGGTCGGGAGGCCTCCAACTTTCCTGGAGATCCTGGGGCTCGTTCGGGAGTCCGAGGCATGGGAGGCCAGTCTAGCTGGGAGTGTGAGAGCCCAGGCAGAGGAAGGAGCCGGTGCCCAGGCTGATGCTGGAGCCATTGCTGAAGCAGAGGATGAGAAGGtggagaaggtgggagaggaggtggaggagcaggaagaggagagggaggaggaggaagaggaagaccagGGCTATGACCACGCCCCTGCAGGCCTAAGCCAGGCAGGACCCACGGAGGCCCCTGGGGGCCCCATCCCAGCCCAGATGGGCAGTGTCTCTGGGGAGGGCCCAGGAGGTCCTGGCTGGAGACCAAGGAGCCTTGCCAGGGCCGGAGCGCAGGAGGCCACCGAGGAGCCCCCACTGGAGGGGCTCAAGGCCATCTTGGAGGAGTCGGGAAATGAGGATGGGGCAGAGGAGACAAATCACCCCACGTCCTCCCAGGGAAAATAG